TTTATGTATTTAAAGAATGAAAGTAGACCTTGTTGGATAAATTGCAATGGAGTTAGCATACGAGATATTATGAAATACATAATAATAACATTTAAAACTATTATAATTGACACTATTGTTGCTTGTTTCCAAGCTATTTCAACGACTGGTTTGTTTATTACAGCTAAAGATTCCCCAACACAAGAAGTATTTAAACCTGTTTTTGCACAGACTACATATCTTTCATCACCAGCCACATTTGTATAATAAAATGGTTCATAATCTTTATGATTTCTAGAACCTTCAAATATCATCTTTAAATTTTGCAGTTCATCATTATTTGGATTCAACAATTTGTGATCACTAGATACAAATACTGTACCATTTTCATCAAAAGAAAAAATTCTACCAGGTAATTCATCA
The sequence above is drawn from the Helicobacter ibis genome and encodes:
- a CDS encoding PDC sensor domain-containing protein; this encodes MLDNVGPMVSVFRAAHGYLSAYIADPHTGNIVVSNSDSDKEGSDYILYGEKQNYDARTRVWYKGALKTQGIYVSEPYMDQATGLPTFTYSMAIYKNGILVGVLAFDVLTSKLQTMFDELPGRIFSFDENGTVFVSSDHKLLNPNNDELQNLKMIFEGSRNHKDYEPFYYTNVAGDERYVVCAKTGLNTSCVGESLAVINKPVVEIAWKQATIVSIIIVLNVIIMYFIISRMLTPLQFIQQGLLSFFKYI